From one Oceanimonas doudoroffii genomic stretch:
- the dinG gene encoding ATP-dependent DNA helicase DinG has protein sequence MPSPDYRALVRANYRQLSQSIQGFKPRREQNFLVAEIGKVLLGQYDSARRILVAEAGTGIGKSLAYLQASIPWARLNNKKVVISTATLALQEQLVNKDLPLFQPHCQPTFTFTLAKGRARYCCHQRLQSLVQGESQIGLFEATDALTPEQQAQLTQLWRALQDGSWAGDRDGWAEPIDDALWQQLQTERHSCQPQLGHSQCPFHLARAELDKVDVIVANHALLLADLAMGGGIILPEPESCVYVLDEAHHIAHIAREQGSARLALRNTRRNLEQFNKLLPTIAAALKDEGQGAVNRTQQALQQLIPSLNELYKQLQAALRRQELVPDDQGCLRFTAGELPELLSHTLTTLKDEHKQLAQGLGRLQSALAEALKQQPGNSTVSGAMASVSLQQLHADEALGLCELMLKAVGPKHTPPARWLEQGKNDITLCATPLAVGHLLEQWCWSRAAAVIMVSATFTALNDFSYFRRAVGLRADDGSQYLRLNSPFDYQGSRLIIPPLPCEPQDAGFDDLLTKEIPRWLKDQQASLVLFSSYRQMNAVAKTLRGKGHSLLVQGEAGRQALLELHRMKCDGNQPSVLFGTGSFAEGLDLPGHYLTNLIITKLPFAVPTSPVEEAMAEWITMSGGNPFMQLTVPEASRKLIQACGRLLRTETDKGRIVLLDRRLVTRRYGSALLNALPPFTRES, from the coding sequence ATGCCAAGCCCCGATTACCGCGCCCTGGTGCGGGCCAATTACCGTCAGTTAAGCCAGTCAATTCAGGGCTTTAAACCCAGACGGGAGCAAAACTTCCTGGTGGCGGAAATCGGCAAGGTGCTGCTGGGCCAGTACGACTCTGCCCGGCGCATTCTGGTAGCCGAGGCCGGCACCGGCATCGGCAAATCACTGGCCTATCTGCAGGCCAGCATTCCCTGGGCCCGGCTTAACAATAAAAAGGTGGTGATCTCTACCGCCACCCTGGCGCTGCAGGAGCAACTGGTCAACAAGGATCTGCCGCTGTTTCAGCCCCACTGCCAGCCCACCTTTACTTTCACCCTGGCCAAGGGCCGCGCCCGTTACTGCTGTCACCAGCGACTGCAAAGCCTGGTGCAGGGAGAAAGCCAGATTGGCCTGTTTGAAGCCACCGATGCACTCACGCCTGAACAGCAAGCGCAGCTGACGCAGTTGTGGCGGGCACTGCAAGACGGCAGCTGGGCCGGCGACAGAGACGGCTGGGCCGAGCCCATTGATGATGCCCTTTGGCAACAACTGCAAACCGAGCGCCACAGCTGTCAGCCCCAGCTGGGCCATAGCCAGTGTCCCTTTCACCTGGCCCGGGCCGAGCTCGACAAAGTGGATGTGATCGTGGCGAACCACGCCCTGCTGCTGGCGGATCTGGCCATGGGCGGCGGCATTATTCTGCCCGAGCCGGAAAGCTGCGTGTATGTGCTGGACGAGGCCCATCATATCGCCCATATCGCGCGGGAGCAGGGCTCGGCACGGCTGGCACTGCGCAACACTCGGCGCAACCTGGAACAATTCAATAAACTGCTGCCCACTATTGCCGCCGCATTGAAGGACGAGGGCCAGGGTGCCGTTAACCGTACTCAGCAAGCGCTGCAACAGCTGATCCCGTCCCTGAACGAGCTTTATAAACAGTTGCAGGCCGCCCTGCGCCGGCAAGAGCTCGTTCCCGACGACCAGGGCTGCCTGCGCTTTACCGCCGGAGAATTGCCCGAGCTACTGAGCCATACCCTCACCACCCTCAAGGACGAACACAAGCAACTGGCCCAGGGGCTGGGGCGACTGCAAAGCGCCCTTGCCGAAGCGCTCAAACAACAGCCTGGCAACAGCACAGTATCGGGCGCCATGGCATCGGTCAGCCTACAGCAGTTGCATGCCGACGAGGCCCTGGGATTGTGCGAACTCATGCTGAAGGCGGTGGGGCCCAAACACACGCCGCCGGCACGCTGGCTGGAGCAGGGCAAAAACGACATTACCCTGTGCGCCACGCCACTGGCGGTGGGACATTTGCTGGAGCAATGGTGCTGGTCCCGAGCGGCGGCGGTGATCATGGTGTCGGCCACCTTTACCGCCCTGAACGACTTCAGTTATTTTCGCCGGGCCGTGGGCCTGCGCGCCGACGACGGCAGCCAGTATCTGCGACTGAACTCACCCTTTGATTACCAGGGCTCACGCCTGATTATTCCCCCACTGCCCTGCGAGCCCCAGGATGCCGGCTTTGACGACCTGCTGACGAAGGAAATTCCCCGCTGGCTGAAAGACCAACAAGCCAGCCTGGTGCTGTTTTCGTCCTACCGGCAAATGAATGCCGTGGCCAAGACCTTGCGCGGCAAGGGCCATTCCCTGCTGGTGCAGGGAGAAGCCGGGCGCCAGGCACTGCTGGAGCTGCATCGCATGAAGTGCGACGGCAACCAGCCCAGCGTGCTGTTTGGCACCGGCAGCTTTGCCGAGGGGCTGGACCTGCCCGGCCATTACCTGACCAACCTCATTATCACCAAGCTGCCCTTTGCGGTGCCCACCTCACCGGTGGAAGAAGCCATGGCCGAATGGATCACCATGAGTGGCGGCAACCCCTTTATGCAGCTCACCGTGCCCGAGGCTTCGCGCAAACTCATTCAGGCCTGTGGCCGTCTGCTGCGCACCGAAACCGACAAAGGCCGCATTGTGCTGCTGGATAGGCGTCTGGTCACCCGCCGCTATGGCTCTGCACTGCTCAATGCCCTGCCCCCCTTTACACGGGAATCGTGA
- a CDS encoding YccT family protein — protein sequence MKLRITLAALAAAGFSLGASAATFEAQQPYQIFLVNGEKASSSAIREAHEVALNEGKNQLAIGYTQDYSTRSDTRVLNGDPVIIKLDNVPADAELAITYQEPLNYQLARQFLREQDTHLTVVDKRNGQTVDAEITAIPMPAGLNVAEGIQEYLMETRQAFNGRTEAAVAAAQEKFGDAVLDADAMEMLQHWWNAADADTRRAFQIWAIQQQ from the coding sequence ATGAAACTGCGTATTACCCTCGCCGCCCTGGCCGCGGCCGGTTTTTCCCTTGGCGCCAGCGCCGCCACCTTTGAAGCTCAGCAGCCCTATCAAATTTTTCTGGTGAACGGCGAAAAGGCCTCCAGCTCCGCTATTCGGGAAGCTCATGAAGTGGCCCTGAATGAAGGCAAAAACCAGCTGGCCATCGGCTATACTCAAGATTACTCCACCCGTTCCGACACACGAGTGCTGAACGGCGATCCGGTCATCATTAAACTGGACAACGTGCCCGCCGATGCCGAACTGGCCATTACCTATCAAGAGCCCCTCAACTACCAACTGGCCAGGCAGTTCCTGCGCGAGCAGGACACTCACCTTACCGTGGTGGACAAGCGTAACGGCCAGACCGTTGACGCCGAGATTACTGCCATTCCCATGCCCGCCGGCCTGAACGTGGCCGAAGGCATTCAGGAGTACCTGATGGAAACCCGCCAGGCCTTTAACGGCCGCACCGAGGCCGCCGTGGCCGCCGCCCAGGAAAAGTTTGGTGACGCCGTGCTGGACGCCGACGCCATGGAAATGCTGCAGCACTGGTGGAATGCCGCCGACGCCGATACCCGTCGTGCCTTCCAGATCTGGGCCATTCAGCAGCAGTAA
- a CDS encoding DUF924 family protein — MYQGVLEFWFEELTPAQWWRKDAALDAAIAERFGQLHRRACQGELFEWRLIAPGRLAEIIVLDQFSRNIYRGEPNAFAADGMALVLAQEAIAQGAEQALSQQQRLFLYLPFMHSESLNIHDQALALFERLGFADNLDFEHRHRNIISRFGRYPHRNAILGRPSTPEEREFLKQPGSGF, encoded by the coding sequence ATGTATCAAGGCGTGCTGGAATTCTGGTTTGAAGAGCTGACACCGGCCCAGTGGTGGCGCAAGGATGCGGCGCTGGATGCAGCCATTGCCGAGCGCTTCGGCCAATTGCACCGGCGCGCCTGTCAGGGAGAACTGTTTGAATGGCGGTTGATCGCTCCGGGCCGGCTGGCCGAGATCATTGTGCTCGACCAGTTTTCCCGCAACATATACCGGGGTGAGCCGAACGCCTTTGCCGCCGACGGCATGGCTCTGGTGCTGGCCCAGGAAGCCATCGCTCAGGGGGCCGAGCAGGCATTAAGCCAACAGCAACGGCTGTTTTTGTATCTGCCCTTTATGCACAGCGAGTCGCTCAACATTCACGACCAGGCCCTGGCACTGTTTGAACGCCTGGGCTTTGCCGACAACCTGGATTTTGAGCATCGCCATCGCAACATTATTTCCCGCTTTGGCCGTTATCCCCACCGCAACGCCATTCTGGGCCGGCCATCGACCCCCGAAGAGCGGGAGTTCCTGAAACAACCGGGATCGGGGTTCTGA
- a CDS encoding YjiH family protein, whose product MEKTLTKPVGITRNWLMFLLPSLAGILLFMTPVAWQGDITIMIAVLAKSVQGVLADELPAIVTGLVTLSAALTLLGTLARPCWIGNSAFLNTLFNVSPVWLVSRLLGAAFVLMVHFQVGPELLYSGDTGGLVLNDLLPVLFSVFIFAGLLLPLLLDFGLLELVGTLLTRIMRPVFRLPGRSAVDCMASWLGDGSVGILLTSKQYEGKHYTQREAAVIGTTFSAVSITFSLVVLAQVKLEHMFLPFYGAVCLAGIVAAIVVPRLPPLCWKKDTFINGDARPADAEATPEGYSRLRHGLDLALNRASRVESLGQVVRAGVHNALDMLLGVLPVVMAFGTLALVVAETTPLFSWLGMPFVPLLELLQIPEAAAASQTMVVGFADMFIPAILATSIESDMTRFVIAALSVTQLIYMSEVGALLLGSKIPVNIVELFVIFLMRTLVTLPVIALVAHWVF is encoded by the coding sequence ATGGAAAAAACGCTGACGAAACCGGTGGGCATCACCCGCAACTGGTTGATGTTTCTGCTTCCTTCGCTGGCAGGGATCCTGCTGTTCATGACCCCGGTGGCCTGGCAGGGCGACATTACCATCATGATTGCGGTGCTGGCCAAGAGCGTGCAGGGCGTGTTGGCTGATGAGCTGCCCGCCATTGTTACCGGCCTGGTGACCCTGTCGGCGGCATTGACCTTGCTGGGCACCCTGGCCAGGCCTTGCTGGATCGGCAACAGTGCCTTTCTCAACACCCTGTTCAACGTGAGCCCGGTGTGGCTGGTGAGCCGGCTGCTGGGTGCGGCCTTTGTGCTGATGGTGCATTTCCAGGTGGGGCCCGAGCTGCTGTATAGCGGCGACACCGGCGGCCTGGTGCTGAACGATCTGCTGCCGGTGCTGTTTTCCGTGTTTATCTTTGCCGGTCTGTTGTTGCCGCTGCTGCTGGATTTTGGTCTGTTGGAGCTGGTGGGCACTCTGCTTACCCGCATTATGCGGCCGGTGTTCCGCCTGCCAGGGCGTTCGGCGGTAGACTGCATGGCGTCCTGGCTCGGCGATGGCAGCGTGGGCATACTGCTCACCAGCAAGCAATATGAAGGCAAACACTACACGCAGCGGGAAGCGGCGGTGATCGGCACCACCTTCTCGGCGGTGTCCATTACCTTCAGCCTGGTGGTGTTGGCCCAGGTCAAGCTGGAGCACATGTTTTTGCCCTTCTATGGGGCCGTTTGTCTGGCCGGCATAGTGGCGGCCATTGTGGTGCCGCGGCTGCCACCGCTGTGCTGGAAGAAAGACACCTTTATCAATGGTGACGCCCGGCCGGCCGACGCCGAAGCCACTCCCGAGGGCTATTCACGCCTGCGTCATGGCCTGGATCTGGCACTGAACCGGGCCAGCCGAGTGGAAAGCCTGGGGCAGGTGGTGCGTGCCGGTGTGCACAATGCCCTGGACATGCTGCTGGGCGTGCTGCCGGTGGTAATGGCGTTTGGTACCCTGGCATTGGTGGTGGCGGAAACCACGCCCCTGTTCAGCTGGTTGGGCATGCCCTTTGTGCCGCTGCTCGAACTGCTGCAAATTCCCGAGGCGGCGGCGGCGTCCCAGACCATGGTGGTGGGCTTTGCCGACATGTTCATTCCGGCCATTCTGGCTACCTCCATTGAAAGCGACATGACCCGTTTTGTGATCGCCGCCCTGTCGGTGACCCAGCTTATTTATATGTCGGAAGTGGGCGCACTGCTGCTGGGCAGCAAAATTCCGGTAAACATTGTGGAGCTGTTTGTCATCTTCCTGATGCGTACCCTGGTGACCCTGCCGGTGATTGCCCTGGTGGCGCACTGGGTGTTCTGA